A window of Mercenaria mercenaria strain notata chromosome 16, MADL_Memer_1, whole genome shotgun sequence contains these coding sequences:
- the LOC128549257 gene encoding probable nuclear hormone receptor HR3: MPPDEKEAWNEALFKMACPACRYEKNICICIFSAIKIGRYTLNHKTRNIKKIKSIETIDNLITALTETVSDSSPVSASGLDEEVSRSSSASSVDISELSIGSSSTSRASFQSINALITSPKETRNLGISLKEIDCIVKTLTEAHTTLIVDDRVHIPTETIKKKQDEYLEKYRLKMELFGSMRNITRDEFKEFYNATGIDIDGRLERVDTAFKYFEDKIAMVVAFAKAIPGFKELSLDDQANLIKASRVETGLVCSYKNTLRNLDMEKRVLTLPWGAPLHLDELGKIVPMEHHIAQYQFAKQLADLNLSVQEESILRAILTLFSDRCKLEEPEKVDALQEKMVMCLQHLINIRPGGSGTLLYKIFNIITNIRELTDKKMEFAKNLPVEWPMLNLNSYHLVREFLG; encoded by the exons ATGCCACCGGATGAGAAAGAGGCATGGAACGAGGCCCTTTTCAAAATGGCTTGCCCGGCGTGTAGATATGAAAAAA atatatgtatatgtattttttcagCAATTAAGATAGGGCGATACACATTGAACCATAAGACAAGAAACATCAAGAAGATTAAGTCTATTGAAACGATTGACAATCTGATAACAGCTTTAACAGAAACTGTCTCCGATTCAAGTCCAGTGTCAGCTTCCGGTTTAG ATGAGGAAGTTTCTAGATCCTCATCAGCATCATCTGTAGATATATCGGAACTTTCTATTGGCTCATCGTCCACTTCACGTGCCAGCTTTCAGTCAATCAACGCACTCATCACCTCTCCGAAAGAAACGAGAAACCTTGGAATTAGCTTAAAG GAGATAGATTGTATAGTGAAGACCTTGACAGAAGCCCACACCACTTTGATAGTTGATGATAGAGTGCATATACCTACTGAAACCATCAAGAAGAAACAAGATGAATATTTG gAGAAATATAGACTGAAAATGGAACTTTTCGGGAGTATGAGAAATATCACGCGCGATGAATTCAAGGAGTTTTACAATGCAACAGGAATCGATATAGACGGCCGTCTTGAGAGAGTCGATACCGCATTCAAATACTTTGAGGACAAGATAGCTATGGTTGTCGCATTTGCTAAGGCAATTCCAGGGTTCAAGGAGTTAAGTCTAGATGACCAAGCGAACTTGATAAAAG CTTCCCGTGTAGAAACTGGTTTAGTTTGTTCGTACAAGAACACTTTGAGAAATCTTGACATGGAGAAAAGGGTGTTGACACTGCCATGGGGAGCGCCCTTGCATTTAGACGAGCTTGGAAAAATCGTCCCGATGGAACACCATATTGCACAATACCAGTTTGCAAAACAGTTGGCAGATCTTAACTTGTCCGTCCAAGAAGAAAGCATTCTCAGAGCCATTCTTACTCTCTTTTCTG ATCGTTGCAAATTGGAAGAACCTGAAAAGGTGGACGCACTTCAGGAGAAAATGGTCATGTGCCTACAACATTTGATAAACATCCGGCCTGGCGGCTCTGGGACACTGCTGTATAAGATATTCAATATTATCACAAACATACGTGAACTCACGGACAAGAAAATGGAATTTGCCAAAAACTTACCTGTTGAGTGGCCAATGTTAAATCTTAATAGTTACCACCTGGTGAGGGAATTTcttggatga
- the LOC123540097 gene encoding LOW QUALITY PROTEIN: nuclear receptor ROR-alpha A-like (The sequence of the model RefSeq protein was modified relative to this genomic sequence to represent the inferred CDS: inserted 1 base in 1 codon; deleted 1 base in 1 codon): MNDDLSDTIEQALKYASPLPVTSTDDNMTIDTPEPEGKIENIIVHEDECVTKLEEFLCGISEDNGVDEELNNILFPDCWEKSRPYLSQDSISSLDALGVSDQNYSIHSSVIQSQDRHSDVTDKVKDSPDLANSVELENLDFGHVETCAIDESKDSELSQILSEAALTDVHPNKASGLVSDVFDKTEVGNICEQMQGKLSKDFTSSIVSSETDELKPKVKRRRRREKNPDPAPPPVLPPCSICDEKSSGYHYGANTCEACKGFYRRTLKKNEVDYKCKCLPDDKERWKRGPXKNGCPACRYEKCLAVGMSKNAIKIGRYTLNHKTRNIKEVKSIETIDSFIAALTETMLETTSSSADLETFTAAASNEDIAELFTDQPDDDNKPLKRQKLSSPGPPGNSVLSLREIESVVKTLTEAHTTLHLDERINMSKETIRKRQYEYLEKYKAKLEVFGSMGNLTKDEITDFYNITGIDIDGRIKQVNDAFKFFKKKGTYIVEFAKAIPGFKTLGLKDQENLIKASRMENSMVAVYKTKLKCIDKERQVVTTAWGAHMHLDEIKSLIPTDLLHKKRDAMEKLLELSLSVQEEAVLRAILIVSSDRCRLDEPHKVDLIQEKLVACLQHLINIRPGSSGALLYRIFNLMTNLRDVTDREMSFAKSLLVEWPILSLDNYNLLKNFVT, translated from the exons ATGAATGACGATCTCTCGGACACGATAGAGCAAGCATTGAAATATGCGTCTCCACTTCCGGTGACGTCAACAGATGATAACATGACGATAGATACACCGGAACCGgaaggtaaaattgaaaatattatagtGCACGAAGATGAGTGTGTGACAAAACTTGAGGAATTTTTATGTGGCATTTCTGAAGACAACGGCGTAGATGAGGAACTCAACAATATTTTGTTTCCAGATTGCTGGGAGAAATCGCGACCATATTTGTCTCAAGATTCAATATCCTCTCTCGATGCTTTGGGTGTGTCGGATCAGAACTATTCCATTCATTCCAGTGTCATACAGAGCCAAGATCGTCATTCTGATGTAACAGATAAAGTTAAAGATAGTCCTGACCTCGCAAATAGCGTAGAACTTGAAAATCTTGATTTTGGTCATGTTGAAACATGTGCCATTGACGAATCAAAAGATTCGGAGTTATCGCAGATTCTGTCAGAAGCGGCACTAACTGATGTACATCCAAATAAAGCTTCCGGTCTGGTAAGTGATGTTTTTGACAAAACGGAAGTAGGCAACATTTGTGAACAAATGCAGGGCAAACTTTCAAAAGATTTTACGTCTTCCATTGTTTCCAGCGAAACAGATGAGCTCAAACCGAAGGTAAAACGCAGACGGCGGCGAGAAAAGAATCCTGATCCAGCCCCGCCGCCAGTTCTTCCTCCGTGTAGCATCTGTGATGAAAAATCTTCCGGTTATCACTACGGAGCGAATACATGTGAAGCTTGCAAG GGATTTTACCGCAGAACTTTGAAGAAGAACGAAGTAGATTACAAATGTAAATGTTTGCCGGATGATAAAGAAAGGTGGAAACGAGGTC TTAAAAACGGCTGTCCTGCGTGTAGATATGAAAAATGCCTTGCTGTCGGGATGTCAAAAAATG CAATAAAAATCGGGAGATACACATTGAATCATAAAACCAGAAATATCAAAGAGGTCAAAAGTATTGAAACAATCGACAGTTTTATCGCAGCTTTGACTGAAACTATGTTAGAGACCACGTCATCTTCCGCAGatttag aaacttttactGCTGCCGCATCAAATGAGGATATCGCAGAACTCTTCACGGATCAGCCGGACGACGACAACAAACCGTTAAAGAGACAAAAACTATCATCGCCAGGCCCACCCGGGAACTCGGTGTTAAGTCTAAGA GAGATAGAGTCGGTAGTTAAGACCTTGACAGAGGCTCACACAACACTGCATTTAGATGAGAGGATCAACATGTCGAAAGAGACTATCCGGAAGAGACAATATGAATATCTG GAAAAATATAAGGCAAAGCTAGAGGTGTTCGGAAGTATGGGAAACCTCACTAAAGACGAGATAACAGATTTCTACAATATCACTGGAATAGACATAGATGGTCGAATCAAGCAAGTAAATGATGcatttaaattctttaaaaaaaaaggtacCTAC ATCGTTGAATTTGCCAAAGCAATTCCTGGATTCAAAACCCTTGGACTGAAGGACCAGGAAAACTTAATCAAAG CCTCCCGTATGGAAAATTCGATGGTCGCTGTCTACAAAACCAAATTAAAATGTATTGACAAAGAGAGGCAAGTGGTAACTACCGCATGGGGTGCGCATATGCACTTAGACGAAATCAAGAGTCTTATTCCGACTGATTTGCTGCATAAAAAACGTGATGCAATGGAAAAGTTACTAGAGTTGAGCTTGTCCGTCCAAGAGGAGGCTGTTCTAAGAGCAATTCTTATCGTCTCCTCAG ATCGTTGCAGACTTGACGAACCCCACAAGGTTGACCTAATCCAGGAGAAGCTAGTCGCTTGTCTACAACATCTGATAAACATCCGACCAGGTAGCTCCGGGGCTCTGCTCTACAGGATTTTTAACCTGATGACGAACTTGCGAGATGTTACAGACAGGGAAATGAGCTTTGCAAAATCGCTTCTTGTTGAATGGCCGATTTTGTCTTTGGATAATTACAATTTGTTAAAGAATTTTGTAACTTAA